A region of Solibacillus isronensis DNA encodes the following proteins:
- the tnpA gene encoding IS200/IS605 family transposase: protein MDNKSLAHTTWNCKYHIVFAPKYRRRMIYGKIKADIGKILRQLCERKGVEIIEATACPDHIHMLVSIPPKLSVSAFVGYLKGKSSLMIFDRHANLKYKYGNRKFWCRGYYVDTVGRNRKVIQEYIKNQLQEDLLEDQMTMKEFIDPFTGEELNRRKK from the coding sequence TTGGATAATAAAAGTTTAGCACATACAACATGGAATTGTAAGTATCACATCGTGTTTGCGCCAAAATACAGAAGAAGAATGATCTATGGGAAAATAAAAGCAGATATCGGTAAAATATTACGTCAACTGTGTGAAAGAAAAGGCGTAGAGATTATTGAAGCTACAGCGTGTCCCGATCATATACATATGTTAGTGAGTATTCCACCGAAGCTTAGTGTATCTGCGTTTGTGGGTTATCTTAAAGGGAAAAGCAGTTTGATGATATTCGATCGACATGCAAATTTGAAATATAAATATGGCAACCGAAAATTTTGGTGTCGAGGATATTATGTGGATACAGTAGGGCGAAACAGAAAAGTCATTCAAGAATATATAAAAAATCAATTGCAGGAAGATCTGCTGGAAGATCAGATGACAATGAAAGAATTTATTGACCCATTCACAGGGGAAGAACTAAATCGAAGAAAAAAATAA
- a CDS encoding Asp23/Gls24 family envelope stress response protein, with translation MAEKQQVAFVQPTPVGKEELGKIEVAPEVIEVIAGIAATEVEGIAATRGNFASGVAERFGKKVHSKGIKSAMSEEGNIVIDVFCTVKYGYAIPKVAKEVQTTIRQAILNMTAIETSEVNIHITGIQFETSKDAE, from the coding sequence ATGGCTGAGAAACAACAAGTAGCATTCGTACAACCAACACCGGTTGGTAAAGAAGAATTAGGGAAGATTGAAGTCGCGCCAGAAGTAATTGAAGTTATCGCAGGTATCGCTGCAACAGAAGTGGAAGGAATCGCAGCGACACGCGGAAATTTCGCATCAGGTGTTGCTGAGCGTTTCGGTAAAAAAGTCCATTCGAAAGGCATCAAGTCAGCAATGTCTGAAGAAGGCAATATTGTCATTGATGTATTCTGCACTGTAAAATATGGTTATGCCATTCCAAAAGTGGCGAAAGAAGTGCAAACAACGATTCGTCAAGCCATTTTAAATATGACAGCCATCGAAACAAGCGAAGTGAACATCCACATTACAGGGATCCAGTTCGAAACTTCAAAAGACGCAGAATAA
- a CDS encoding mechanosensitive ion channel family protein → MWESIKWLIPSVTAPTVADGLAAAAIIVVGLLVIRFIIRPLLFKIADLFNKKNHPVFGDITKSVYPSIRNAIIFSLIVMAASLLVEVWLFDNSKLGIYIDSVYVFFAFKALYDVLGFYLKNPHRFETGKDQDILTPFFLRMSKVAVMVIAMFTIASLWNFNLNGFLTAIGLTGVALAFGIRDTLAHIFGGMSVALDKPFQIGDWVMSSDEKIDGTIQDINLRSTVIQTADKGTVYVPNSYLVNRPIYNLSNRTERKVEHFLHISNENSEESIVKFLESVREQISLHPKISKKIIHVAMDELMPTSCRILIRYFVETNDTNIMLQVRQEILFVAKHYCELHEIKLVDPNDGQYAWNNG, encoded by the coding sequence ATGTGGGAATCGATAAAATGGTTAATTCCGTCTGTGACCGCACCGACTGTAGCAGATGGTCTGGCGGCTGCTGCAATAATTGTCGTTGGGTTACTCGTCATTCGATTCATAATACGGCCGCTGCTATTCAAAATCGCGGATTTGTTCAATAAGAAGAATCATCCCGTTTTTGGAGACATTACTAAAAGTGTGTACCCATCAATTCGGAATGCCATTATTTTCAGCCTGATTGTGATGGCGGCATCTCTCTTAGTGGAAGTATGGCTATTTGATAATTCAAAACTCGGTATTTATATCGATTCGGTGTATGTATTTTTTGCGTTTAAAGCCCTGTATGATGTACTCGGTTTTTATTTGAAAAATCCGCACCGATTTGAAACAGGGAAAGATCAGGATATTTTAACGCCGTTTTTCTTACGGATGAGTAAAGTTGCGGTTATGGTAATTGCGATGTTTACAATTGCGTCACTGTGGAACTTTAATTTAAACGGGTTTTTAACTGCGATTGGACTAACAGGTGTAGCGCTTGCATTTGGTATTCGTGACACGCTCGCTCATATATTCGGCGGGATGAGTGTTGCCTTGGATAAACCATTCCAAATCGGGGATTGGGTCATGTCGAGTGATGAAAAAATCGACGGGACGATTCAGGATATTAATTTGCGCAGTACAGTCATACAAACAGCCGATAAAGGGACTGTTTATGTACCGAACTCGTATTTGGTCAATCGGCCGATTTACAATTTGTCGAATCGGACAGAAAGAAAAGTGGAGCATTTCCTGCATATTTCCAATGAAAACAGTGAGGAAAGTATTGTGAAGTTTTTGGAATCGGTACGTGAACAAATATCATTGCATCCGAAAATCTCGAAAAAAATCATTCATGTGGCGATGGATGAGCTGATGCCGACAAGCTGTCGTATTCTCATCCGATACTTTGTCGAGACGAATGATACGAATATTATGCTGCAAGTGCGTCAGGAAATATTATTTGTGGCAAAACATTACTGTGAATTGCATGAAATTAAACTAGTTGATCCGAATGACGGTCAGTATGCATGGAATAATGGATGA